In one Zobellia galactanivorans genomic region, the following are encoded:
- a CDS encoding ribonuclease H1 domain-containing protein encodes MAKKAKFYTVWQGKKPGIYDSWSDCKAAITGFKGAQYKSFETFEQAKKAFNGNYNDFKGKKKGKPVMTPEQLQRFGTPNYHSISVDAASSGNPGVMEYQGVDTKTGKKLFRQGPFAQGTNNIGEFLAIVHGLAFLKQNKSDRIIYTDSRTAMSWVRKKTCNTKLKETPQNKELFDLIRRALDWLKNNSYQTPVVKWETKAWGEIPADFGRK; translated from the coding sequence ATGGCGAAAAAGGCAAAATTCTATACGGTTTGGCAAGGAAAAAAACCAGGTATCTACGACTCGTGGTCCGATTGCAAAGCGGCCATCACGGGCTTCAAGGGCGCTCAATATAAGTCTTTTGAGACCTTTGAGCAGGCCAAAAAGGCCTTTAATGGCAATTACAACGATTTTAAAGGAAAGAAAAAAGGGAAACCCGTAATGACTCCCGAACAACTGCAAAGGTTCGGCACTCCCAATTACCATTCCATTTCGGTAGATGCGGCCTCCAGTGGAAACCCTGGGGTCATGGAATATCAAGGGGTCGATACCAAAACGGGCAAAAAACTTTTTAGACAGGGGCCTTTTGCCCAAGGAACGAACAATATTGGGGAGTTCTTGGCCATTGTGCACGGGTTGGCCTTTTTAAAACAGAACAAAAGCGACCGTATTATCTATACCGACTCCCGTACGGCTATGAGCTGGGTGCGTAAAAAGACCTGTAACACCAAATTAAAGGAGACGCCGCAGAACAAAGAACTTTTCGATTTGATCCGAAGGGCCTTGGATTGGTTGAAGAACAACTCGTACCAGACCCCCGTTGTAAAATGGGAAACTAAGGCTTGGGGCGAGATACCTGCCGATTTTGGAAGAAAATAA
- the purN gene encoding phosphoribosylglycinamide formyltransferase: MKNIVLFASGSGSNVENIVRYFQDNSKVNISAVLSNKKDAKVLDRCNNLKINALYFNRNAFYATECVLDILRAFNPDLIVLAGFLWKIPENLIAAFPDKIVNIHPALLPKYGGKGMYGNNVHEAVRANNETETGITIHYVNENYDEGAVIRQVKTSVSTDDTPESIARKVHELEYEYFPKVIAQLLEVE, translated from the coding sequence ATGAAAAACATCGTACTATTTGCTTCCGGTTCTGGATCCAATGTTGAAAATATCGTTCGCTACTTTCAAGATAATTCAAAGGTAAACATCAGCGCCGTACTTTCGAACAAAAAAGACGCTAAAGTATTGGATAGGTGCAATAATTTGAAAATCAACGCACTGTATTTTAATCGAAACGCTTTTTATGCCACTGAATGTGTGCTCGATATTTTAAGGGCATTCAATCCCGATCTTATCGTTCTGGCGGGCTTTTTGTGGAAAATACCCGAGAACCTTATCGCTGCCTTTCCCGATAAAATCGTAAATATTCACCCAGCCCTTTTGCCTAAATATGGGGGAAAGGGAATGTACGGAAATAATGTACACGAAGCCGTTCGGGCCAATAATGAGACCGAAACGGGCATTACCATCCACTATGTCAATGAAAATTACGACGAAGGCGCCGTTATTCGGCAAGTAAAAACGTCAGTTTCGACAGATGACACCCCAGAAAGCATTGCACGGAAAGTACATGAGCTTGAATACGAATATTTCCCGAAGGTTATTGCGCAATTGTTAGAGGTAGAATAA
- a CDS encoding acyl carrier protein, whose product MSDIASRVKAIIVDKLGVDENEVVTEASFTNDLGADSLDTVELIMEFEKEFDIQIPDDQAENIATVGQAISYIEEAK is encoded by the coding sequence ATGTCAGACATTGCATCAAGAGTAAAAGCTATCATCGTTGATAAATTAGGTGTGGATGAAAACGAAGTAGTAACGGAAGCTAGCTTTACTAACGACCTAGGGGCAGACTCATTGGATACCGTGGAGTTGATCATGGAATTCGAGAAAGAATTTGATATTCAAATCCCCGACGATCAAGCTGAGAACATCGCAACAGTTGGCCAGGCCATTAGCTATATAGAAGAAGCGAAGTAA
- the fabF gene encoding beta-ketoacyl-ACP synthase II → MQLKRVVVTGLGALTPIGNNIDEYWEGLKNGKSGSAPVTYYDTEKFKVKFACELKNFNPLDHFDRKEARKLDRFAQYALVSSDEAIADSGLNLEQVDKFRVGVIWGAGIGGLETFQNEVINFAQGDGTPRFNPFFIPKMIADIAPGHISIKHGFMGPNYTTVSACASSANAMIDALNYIRLGHCDVVVTGGSEAAVTIAGMGGFGAMHALSTRNESPETASRPFDATRDGFVLGEGAGALILEEYEHAKARGAKIYAEVAGGGLSSDAYHMTAPHPDGIGVVQVMKNCLRDAGLKPEDVDAINTHGTSTPLGDVAELKAISEVFGDHAPNININSTKSMTGHLLGAAGAIEAIASILAMEHSLVPPTINHSTVDENIDPKLNLTLNKAQKREVNVALSNTFGFGGHNACVIFKKFSE, encoded by the coding sequence ATGCAATTAAAGCGAGTTGTGGTTACCGGGTTGGGTGCGTTGACTCCCATTGGTAACAATATTGATGAATATTGGGAAGGTCTTAAAAACGGAAAGAGCGGTTCTGCTCCCGTTACCTACTACGATACCGAAAAATTTAAGGTGAAATTTGCCTGTGAACTCAAGAATTTCAACCCTCTAGATCATTTTGATCGCAAGGAGGCGAGAAAATTGGACAGATTCGCGCAATACGCCTTGGTCTCTTCCGATGAAGCGATAGCCGATTCAGGATTAAACCTAGAACAAGTAGACAAATTTCGCGTTGGCGTCATTTGGGGCGCCGGTATCGGCGGTCTTGAAACCTTTCAAAACGAGGTAATTAATTTTGCCCAAGGTGATGGTACCCCAAGATTCAACCCCTTCTTCATACCTAAAATGATAGCTGATATCGCCCCAGGGCATATTTCTATCAAACATGGTTTTATGGGGCCTAACTACACTACGGTTTCAGCTTGTGCCTCATCGGCCAACGCTATGATCGATGCGCTCAACTATATTCGCTTGGGCCATTGTGACGTAGTAGTTACCGGGGGTAGTGAAGCGGCGGTTACCATAGCAGGTATGGGCGGTTTCGGTGCCATGCACGCATTATCGACCCGTAACGAAAGTCCCGAAACGGCCTCTAGGCCATTTGATGCTACTCGCGACGGATTCGTTCTGGGTGAAGGCGCAGGAGCTCTGATTCTTGAAGAATACGAGCACGCCAAAGCACGTGGGGCAAAAATATATGCAGAAGTTGCCGGAGGCGGACTATCAAGCGATGCCTACCATATGACCGCTCCACATCCTGACGGAATAGGGGTAGTTCAAGTAATGAAAAACTGTTTAAGGGATGCCGGACTAAAGCCCGAAGATGTAGATGCCATCAATACCCATGGTACTTCTACCCCTCTTGGTGACGTAGCGGAACTAAAGGCCATTAGTGAGGTCTTTGGCGACCATGCCCCGAACATCAATATCAACTCTACCAAATCGATGACCGGTCACCTACTAGGTGCCGCCGGAGCCATTGAGGCCATTGCATCCATTTTGGCCATGGAACACAGTCTGGTACCACCGACTATAAACCACAGCACGGTAGATGAAAATATTGACCCCAAACTGAACCTCACATTGAACAAGGCGCAAAAACGCGAAGTAAATGTTGCCTTGAGCAATACTTTTGGGTTTGGCGGACACAATGCTTGCGTAATTTTCAAAAAATTTAGCGAGTAG
- the rnc gene encoding ribonuclease III — protein MRFPSNIFNSHSKEDGDFFGGMTKILGFKPKDISVYKKAFLHRSANEKDEDGNPLNYERLEFLGDSMLGTIISKHLYDKVPEGDEGYLTKMRSKIVSRKHLNELGKDLGLIHFVKSRIPKSHFGENIHGNVFEALVGAIYLDRGYKFCEKFIHRKVIAPYVDIEQLEGQVISYKSLIIEWCQKQKKSFDFDVYEDTGNDTLKHFAVKLTIADNVVAKARATSKKKAEERASKRAYYALQDKMDKS, from the coding sequence ATGCGATTTCCTTCCAATATATTCAATTCCCATTCTAAAGAGGATGGGGATTTTTTTGGAGGGATGACCAAAATATTAGGGTTCAAGCCCAAAGATATTTCGGTGTACAAAAAAGCATTTCTACACCGCTCGGCCAACGAAAAAGACGAAGACGGCAACCCATTGAACTATGAACGCCTTGAATTTTTGGGCGATTCTATGTTGGGCACTATAATTTCAAAGCACCTGTACGACAAGGTACCCGAAGGCGACGAGGGCTACCTCACCAAGATGCGATCGAAAATAGTGAGTAGAAAACACCTGAACGAACTGGGAAAAGATCTGGGCCTGATCCATTTCGTAAAAAGCCGTATCCCAAAATCGCATTTTGGGGAAAACATACATGGCAATGTTTTTGAAGCCTTGGTCGGGGCCATTTACCTCGATCGGGGGTATAAGTTCTGTGAAAAGTTCATTCATCGAAAAGTAATTGCCCCGTACGTCGATATCGAACAATTGGAGGGACAGGTCATTAGCTATAAGAGCCTGATTATCGAATGGTGTCAGAAACAGAAAAAATCATTTGATTTTGATGTTTACGAAGACACCGGAAACGACACTTTAAAACATTTTGCCGTAAAACTCACCATTGCGGACAATGTTGTTGCAAAAGCAAGGGCCACCTCTAAAAAGAAAGCGGAAGAACGCGCCTCAAAAAGGGCCTATTACGCCCTTCAAGACAAGATGGACAAGTCATAA
- a CDS encoding IPExxxVDY family protein: MVAVHKITNDFYEDTFDLVALHSSLEDYALAYALNLGLKTQFKRCRKDLDLSGHVSVPIFEWKDDINDRYWTLFTNNGFVEDTAERNGLFQNEPSFTTFHMVPEHRDVDYFLKIEQDGFINMENLVKTLQNIPKIITAYAIETDKLKSKNNLIF, encoded by the coding sequence ATGGTAGCAGTACATAAAATTACGAACGACTTTTACGAAGATACATTCGATTTAGTTGCCTTGCACAGCAGCCTTGAAGATTACGCCTTGGCCTACGCCCTTAATCTCGGGTTGAAAACACAATTTAAGAGATGTCGTAAAGACCTTGACCTTTCGGGGCATGTTAGCGTTCCAATTTTCGAATGGAAAGACGACATTAACGATAGGTATTGGACATTGTTTACCAACAATGGTTTTGTAGAGGACACCGCGGAAAGAAATGGGCTTTTTCAAAACGAGCCCTCGTTCACAACTTTTCACATGGTTCCTGAACATCGAGATGTAGATTACTTTTTAAAAATCGAACAAGATGGATTCATCAATATGGAAAACCTTGTGAAAACACTACAGAACATACCCAAGATTATTACGGCTTACGCCATAGAAACCGACAAACTCAAATCTAAGAACAATTTAATTTTTTAA